The Zestosphaera sp. genome contains a region encoding:
- a CDS encoding DUF47 family protein: MTLWSWISRRRQWDVIRFYIEHVDKIIEVVDHAKKMIELFLTKDLEGIKDEWHKVFKYEKEADEVKRKILSELSKEIFHPIDREELVRLVLTSDDVAAYAKGWSRRLSLIEPTNLPENILNRLREMAENVHKSTLLMKNAAEKLLVNPKEVLSISNEIERLEEETDDIRHEVFKEILNYCEESKISQCLMLKEVMDSIENSADKCEDVADTLRSIALLSI, from the coding sequence ATGACCCTCTGGTCCTGGATCTCGAGAAGGAGACAATGGGACGTTATTAGATTCTATATCGAGCACGTAGACAAGATCATCGAGGTAGTTGACCACGCCAAGAAAATGATAGAACTTTTCCTAACAAAAGATCTTGAAGGCATAAAAGATGAGTGGCATAAGGTCTTCAAATATGAGAAAGAAGCTGATGAAGTAAAAAGAAAAATACTTTCAGAATTATCTAAGGAAATATTCCACCCTATTGACAGAGAAGAACTCGTTAGACTTGTTTTAACATCTGATGACGTAGCAGCTTACGCGAAGGGCTGGAGCAGGAGACTATCACTAATAGAACCAACAAACCTACCTGAAAACATACTCAATAGACTGCGTGAGATGGCCGAGAATGTTCATAAATCAACACTACTTATGAAGAACGCGGCAGAAAAACTCCTAGTTAACCCTAAAGAAGTCCTCAGCATATCTAACGAGATAGAGAGGCTCGAAGAAGAAACGGATGATATAAGGCATGAAGTATTTAAGGAGATCCTAAACTACTGCGAAGAATCAAAGATATCACAATGTCTGATGTTAAAGGAAGTAATGGACTCTATAGAGAATTCTGCTGATAAGTGTGAGGACGTGGCAGACACTCTTAGAAGCATAGCGCTACTCTCCATATAA
- a CDS encoding PfkB family carbohydrate kinase, with translation MKALIIGSTTIDMLDDTSRIGGSTYYGGLTLSKYLGDETHVLTTVDDNVSSYFHETFSNLRISLHVVKCGKVPHFIIRHGKAVDVLVSECRIPALVARELINIIKPDIIFLAPVYREIDVEEYVSLLRSLRELTAFKALDIQGLVRVSTSKGIECRWREDLLDLMSLVNFTHGNLREFCFSGNTNQIIEVLVKSEKLRNTAVAITTDSLGVYLLSNGKCFKATPLKVVSVDEVGAGDVFTASVAHYAAGGKDLFYAVRAGVVSASLKVWRASDVWFTEEDLERYLPQVVFEEPCF, from the coding sequence ATGAAAGCACTGATAATAGGCTCAACAACTATTGACATGCTCGATGATACTTCCAGGATTGGCGGTTCCACGTATTACGGAGGATTAACACTATCTAAGTATTTAGGGGATGAGACACATGTTTTGACAACGGTAGACGATAACGTGTCGAGCTATTTCCACGAGACTTTCTCTAATTTAAGGATTTCTCTGCATGTTGTTAAGTGTGGTAAAGTCCCTCACTTCATAATAAGACACGGCAAAGCAGTTGATGTTCTCGTTAGTGAGTGCAGGATACCAGCTCTAGTAGCAAGAGAGCTAATAAACATTATTAAACCAGACATCATATTTTTAGCACCTGTTTACAGAGAAATAGATGTTGAAGAGTATGTCAGCCTGCTAAGATCATTGAGGGAACTTACAGCGTTTAAAGCTCTCGATATTCAAGGTCTCGTCAGAGTTTCTACTAGTAAGGGTATTGAGTGTCGTTGGCGTGAGGATTTACTGGACCTGATGAGTTTAGTAAACTTCACTCACGGAAATCTTAGAGAGTTTTGTTTTTCAGGTAACACTAATCAAATAATTGAGGTCTTGGTAAAATCAGAGAAGTTGAGGAATACGGCCGTAGCTATAACCACGGACTCTTTAGGTGTGTACTTGCTCTCTAATGGTAAGTGTTTTAAAGCAACTCCACTTAAAGTAGTTAGTGTAGACGAAGTGGGAGCCGGAGACGTATTTACCGCATCTGTAGCGCACTACGCAGCTGGAGGGAAAGACCTCTTCTATGCTGTGAGAGCTGGAGTCGTGAGTGCGTCGCTCAAGGTATGGAGAGCTTCTGATGTGTGGTTCACTGAGGAAGACCTCGAACGTTACTTGCCTCAAGTAGTCTTTGAGGAGCCGTGTTTCTGA
- a CDS encoding cupin domain-containing protein encodes MRTLKHVSRLQVEPQEPVKGVKRWVLAYGDKVMLVYFEIDEGARFPMHSHIHEQAGYIIKGRMVFKTPSKELIVSEGESYVFESNEPHEVYNPGPGKTIIIEVFSPPREDFLK; translated from the coding sequence GTGAGAACCTTGAAGCATGTCTCAAGACTTCAGGTAGAACCTCAAGAACCAGTAAAGGGAGTGAAAAGATGGGTTCTAGCTTACGGAGACAAAGTAATGTTAGTTTACTTCGAGATAGATGAAGGTGCTAGATTCCCTATGCATTCACACATTCATGAGCAAGCAGGATACATAATAAAAGGCAGGATGGTATTTAAAACACCGAGTAAGGAACTCATAGTGTCTGAGGGAGAGTCATACGTCTTTGAATCTAACGAGCCTCACGAGGTCTATAACCCAGGTCCGGGGAAAACCATAATAATAGAGGTTTTCTCTCCGCCAAGGGAAGACTTCCTCAAATAA
- the for gene encoding tungsten-containing formaldehyde ferredoxin oxidoreductase: MKGWWGKILRVNLSSGTIKVHEYPQEDALNFIGGRGLAAKILWDEVRGVDPLSPDNKLIFACGPFNGLPTPSGGKMVVASKSPLTGGYGDGNLGTMASVHLRKAGYDALVVEGAAKKPVYIYIENDNVSILSAEGLWGKTTFDAEKILKETHGRDVGILSIGPGGENLVRYAVVISQEGRSGGRPGMGAVMGSKKLKAVVVRGTKEIPVADKEVLTKLSQEAYRAILDSPAYTFWRRQGTMAAVEWCNENSALPVRNFSDGIFEFSRSIDGYTMEGMKVGQRGCPYCNMICGNVVLDAEARESELDYENVALLGSNLGIGKLNEVAVLNRLADELGLDTISLGGVIGFVMEAKEKKLIKDDEAPEFGDFKKAREFVINIAYKKTELGRLAAEGVMRLSESLGGKEFAMHVKGLEVSGYNCFAYPAMALAYGTSSIGAHHKEAWVIAWEIGTAPIEGEKRKSVEYRVTYGPEKAAKVVELQRLRGGMYEVLTACRLPWVEVGLSIEYYPKLLEAITGVKYTWEDLYRVADRIYTLIRAYWVREFNGRWDRTMDYPPIRWFSEGLKKGPLRGQHLDKDKYDALLSEYYKLRGWDERGIPKKETLKKLSLEYVVPELEKHVTLE, encoded by the coding sequence GTGAAGGGTTGGTGGGGTAAGATATTAAGAGTTAACTTAAGTAGTGGTACTATTAAGGTTCATGAATACCCTCAGGAGGATGCACTCAACTTTATAGGGGGTAGAGGATTAGCTGCCAAGATATTGTGGGATGAGGTTAGGGGAGTCGATCCTTTAAGTCCTGATAATAAGTTGATATTCGCGTGCGGACCCTTTAACGGGCTCCCAACACCTAGTGGAGGCAAGATGGTCGTAGCATCTAAGAGTCCTTTGACAGGCGGCTACGGCGACGGCAACTTAGGCACCATGGCTAGCGTTCATTTAAGGAAGGCAGGATATGACGCCCTAGTTGTTGAGGGTGCTGCTAAGAAGCCCGTCTATATCTACATAGAAAACGATAACGTGAGTATACTGAGTGCTGAGGGTCTGTGGGGTAAGACTACATTCGACGCTGAAAAAATACTTAAGGAGACTCACGGTAGAGACGTAGGAATTCTGAGTATAGGTCCTGGTGGAGAGAATCTAGTTAGATATGCGGTCGTGATATCTCAGGAGGGTAGGTCTGGCGGCAGACCAGGCATGGGTGCTGTGATGGGTAGTAAAAAACTTAAGGCAGTCGTCGTGAGAGGAACTAAGGAGATACCTGTCGCCGACAAGGAAGTTTTAACTAAGCTCTCGCAAGAAGCTTACAGAGCCATACTAGACTCGCCTGCCTACACATTCTGGCGCAGGCAGGGAACCATGGCTGCTGTTGAGTGGTGTAACGAGAACTCAGCGCTACCCGTCAGGAACTTTAGTGATGGGATATTCGAGTTCTCCAGAAGCATTGATGGGTACACGATGGAAGGTATGAAGGTCGGTCAGAGAGGGTGTCCCTACTGCAACATGATATGCGGTAACGTAGTCTTAGATGCTGAAGCTAGGGAGAGCGAGCTTGATTACGAGAACGTGGCGTTGTTAGGCTCTAACCTAGGCATAGGCAAACTGAATGAGGTGGCCGTGCTTAATAGACTAGCTGATGAGTTAGGGCTAGACACTATATCTCTAGGTGGGGTCATAGGTTTCGTTATGGAAGCAAAGGAAAAGAAGTTAATAAAAGATGACGAAGCCCCAGAATTCGGTGATTTCAAGAAAGCGAGAGAATTCGTGATTAACATAGCATACAAGAAGACTGAGCTAGGTAGGCTCGCAGCCGAGGGTGTCATGAGATTAAGTGAGTCTTTAGGTGGTAAGGAGTTCGCCATGCACGTCAAAGGTCTTGAAGTCAGCGGCTACAACTGCTTCGCATACCCTGCTATGGCATTAGCTTACGGGACCTCCTCTATAGGCGCTCATCATAAGGAAGCCTGGGTTATTGCCTGGGAGATAGGCACAGCACCAATAGAAGGTGAGAAGAGAAAGAGCGTGGAGTATAGAGTGACTTACGGCCCCGAGAAAGCAGCTAAGGTAGTAGAGCTACAGAGGTTGAGGGGAGGCATGTACGAGGTACTCACTGCTTGTAGGTTGCCCTGGGTTGAGGTAGGACTGAGCATAGAGTATTATCCGAAGCTCCTAGAAGCAATAACGGGAGTGAAATACACTTGGGAAGACCTCTACAGAGTAGCTGACAGGATCTACACCTTAATAAGAGCGTACTGGGTTAGGGAATTTAATGGGAGATGGGATAGAACTATGGATTACCCGCCTATCAGGTGGTTTAGTGAGGGACTTAAGAAGGGGCCTCTAAGAGGACAACATCTGGATAAAGACAAGTACGACGCATTACTTAGTGAGTATTATAAGTTAAGAGGCTGGGACGAGAGAGGAATACCTAAAAAAGAAACATTAAAGAAGTTAAGTCTTGAGTATGTAGTGCCCGAGCTAGAAAAACACGTCACACTAGAGTAA
- a CDS encoding histidinol-phosphate transaminase — MLRLHMNESPYPPSKTSLEYINKYSNLLNLYHVEQLYEELLNELSSYAGIDEKFIEVFAGSSPILAIMLTYAKITDSGLILTHPTFHVMYNLVDNYSIRHAYVELSKEDFTLDISRLIEVSEGHVVYLINPNNPTSNILLEDPEVLKKVAKRAKTVFIDEAYYEFSGLTFKDLVMEYDNVVIIRTVSKAFSLAGARFGYIITSEKMKKVLNSLRVGYEVPITTQAAALGALRDPYYMKEVVSKIIETREGVKKALIDAGIKVVESRTNFLFIDLGKPCRKYWELLKKDGILTLCLENIERLKEFGSCFRVTVGRPEEMNLFIKKLLEILSS; from the coding sequence ATGCTGAGACTTCACATGAATGAATCACCATACCCTCCTTCAAAGACTTCACTTGAGTACATCAATAAATACAGTAATCTCCTGAACTTATATCACGTTGAGCAATTATATGAAGAGCTACTCAACGAGTTAAGCAGTTATGCAGGCATTGACGAGAAGTTTATTGAGGTGTTCGCTGGTTCATCACCGATACTAGCCATCATGCTGACTTACGCCAAGATTACTGACTCAGGACTCATATTAACTCATCCAACATTTCACGTCATGTACAACCTAGTAGATAATTATAGTATCCGACACGCTTACGTAGAGTTAAGCAAGGAAGACTTTACTTTAGACATAAGTAGGCTTATAGAAGTATCTGAGGGGCACGTAGTCTACTTAATAAACCCTAACAACCCTACAAGCAATATTCTCCTAGAAGACCCTGAAGTACTGAAGAAGGTTGCTAAGAGAGCTAAGACGGTCTTCATAGATGAAGCTTACTACGAGTTTTCTGGGCTGACATTCAAAGACTTAGTCATGGAATATGATAATGTGGTGATCATAAGAACAGTCTCTAAAGCGTTTAGCTTAGCTGGAGCTAGGTTCGGGTACATAATCACTAGTGAGAAGATGAAGAAGGTTTTAAATAGCCTCAGAGTAGGATATGAGGTACCCATAACTACTCAAGCCGCAGCGTTAGGGGCGCTTAGAGACCCTTATTACATGAAAGAAGTAGTTAGTAAGATTATTGAGACTAGAGAGGGGGTCAAGAAAGCACTTATTGATGCAGGCATAAAGGTCGTAGAGAGCAGAACTAACTTTCTTTTCATTGATTTAGGCAAGCCTTGCAGAAAATATTGGGAGCTTCTTAAGAAGGATGGAATTCTGACCTTGTGTCTAGAAAACATAGAAAGACTTAAAGAATTTGGGAGTTGCTTCAGAGTCACTGTAGGCAGACCTGAAGAAATGAACTTATTCATTAAGAAATTGCTGGAGATCCTCAGTAGTTAA
- a CDS encoding DUF401 family protein, with protein sequence MSLVTLLTLVRLRISVGVALVIEGILIVILMNPLLLPDVFLQTLTSDRTLSLVLASFSISLLVELYSSTRMINKLSDELLGYIRRPVLIIAIVPAVMGLLPIAGGALMSAPVIASVGAVIGLSTTLMSFLNVWFRHTIFLVYPMSQVLMTAAALTGHSVIELAMYQVPIMVLMVLTGLYVTRKNSKQASALEGLIPRKSSLGGLLTFLSPILGSIIVALIARQILDTLNYYSDYSVSIGGFFGVALITYLSFSRSEEHVSSSKFFIALKSDRVMNMVLSSLGAMLIYYAMITTGISSSIGSAVSSIKFPVVMTEVLLPGFMSLISGSPIVGVTSSVPLLAGLKTFSLGDASLIYLSAFLFYVASPVHLCLVFTVQYFRESLFKVYKYLIPAIILTFSVAISYYYIILTLH encoded by the coding sequence GTGTCGTTAGTCACTCTCCTCACGCTGGTGAGACTCAGAATTAGTGTGGGCGTCGCGCTAGTGATAGAGGGCATACTTATAGTCATCTTAATGAACCCCTTATTACTACCTGACGTATTCTTACAAACCTTAACTAGTGACAGGACCTTATCTCTAGTTCTAGCCTCATTTTCTATCTCTTTATTAGTTGAGCTCTATAGCTCGACCCGCATGATTAATAAGCTGAGTGACGAGCTTCTAGGATATATTAGGAGACCTGTTCTGATAATAGCTATAGTGCCGGCTGTTATGGGTCTGCTACCTATTGCCGGAGGAGCATTAATGTCAGCGCCTGTGATAGCAAGCGTAGGAGCTGTTATAGGATTAAGCACTACCTTAATGTCCTTTCTTAACGTATGGTTCAGACACACGATATTCTTGGTATACCCAATGAGTCAAGTCCTAATGACAGCAGCAGCCTTAACAGGCCACTCTGTCATAGAGCTAGCAATGTATCAGGTACCTATAATGGTTTTGATGGTGCTGACGGGACTCTACGTAACTCGCAAAAACAGTAAGCAAGCTTCTGCACTAGAAGGTCTTATCCCTAGAAAATCTAGCTTAGGAGGATTACTGACTTTCTTATCTCCCATACTTGGCTCTATAATAGTAGCCTTGATAGCACGTCAAATATTAGACACACTAAATTACTACAGTGACTATAGCGTTTCCATCGGCGGCTTCTTCGGAGTTGCCCTAATCACTTATTTATCGTTTTCTAGAAGTGAGGAACACGTGAGTTCGAGTAAGTTCTTTATTGCTTTAAAGAGCGATAGAGTTATGAACATGGTTTTATCAAGTTTGGGAGCTATGCTGATATACTACGCTATGATAACTACTGGAATCTCAAGTTCTATAGGTTCTGCAGTAAGTAGCATTAAGTTTCCTGTAGTGATGACAGAAGTGTTGCTACCGGGCTTCATGAGCTTAATATCAGGCTCCCCAATAGTTGGCGTGACTTCGTCAGTACCGTTACTAGCAGGTCTTAAAACGTTTAGTCTCGGCGACGCGTCTCTCATATATCTCTCGGCTTTCTTATTTTACGTTGCATCGCCAGTACACTTGTGTCTAGTTTTCACGGTACAATACTTTAGAGAAAGCCTATTCAAAGTCTATAAATATTTAATTCCAGCAATAATACTTACCTTCTCTGTAGCTATCTCATACTACTACATAATATTAACTCTCCATTAA
- a CDS encoding inorganic phosphate transporter — translation MNDLLLFIGLTTAACLAWSIGANDMANSTSVLVGSGTLKFRQAFILFLIFQLLGALLQGYMVMKTLGKGIVSNIEIIGAISASASAFLWITIATLIGAPISTTHSITGAVVGVGLSYMLFGFQETMINYQRIRDIIISWMISPIASMVLAIPMYRATKSLGTSNNSRTYKLLLLGFAAFAAYSFGANDVANATGVYITVTSSSFGIPDEESMRFLALLASVFIALGGLTIGYKVVTTLAYKVTRLDLNMALAAGFANALTVWVFTTIPYILFGYGLPISTTYVAAGSIIGVGVAKSGWRGVNLKTVIFIVTSWLLTLPITSGLSIAIYYVLTYIVGVRA, via the coding sequence TTGAATGATTTGCTGCTCTTTATAGGCCTTACTACTGCCGCATGCCTGGCCTGGTCTATAGGAGCTAACGATATGGCTAACTCTACTAGCGTCCTCGTCGGCTCCGGCACACTTAAGTTTAGACAAGCATTCATTCTTTTCCTGATTTTCCAGTTGCTAGGTGCTTTACTGCAGGGTTATATGGTTATGAAGACTCTTGGTAAAGGGATAGTGTCAAACATCGAGATCATAGGAGCAATCTCTGCTTCAGCATCAGCTTTTCTGTGGATAACTATAGCTACGTTAATTGGTGCCCCAATATCGACTACACACAGTATTACAGGTGCTGTAGTAGGTGTAGGACTAAGCTACATGCTTTTTGGTTTTCAAGAAACAATGATTAATTACCAAAGAATTAGAGACATAATAATTAGTTGGATGATCTCACCTATAGCGTCTATGGTTTTAGCGATACCGATGTATAGAGCTACAAAAAGTTTAGGAACAAGTAACAATAGTAGAACCTACAAGTTATTATTACTCGGCTTCGCGGCTTTCGCGGCTTATTCTTTTGGAGCTAATGACGTAGCTAACGCTACAGGTGTCTACATAACGGTCACTTCAAGCAGTTTTGGGATACCTGATGAGGAGAGCATGAGGTTTCTGGCTCTCCTAGCCTCAGTCTTCATAGCCTTAGGAGGTCTCACAATCGGTTATAAAGTCGTTACTACGCTGGCGTATAAAGTAACTAGGCTAGACCTTAATATGGCTCTAGCCGCGGGATTCGCTAACGCTCTTACTGTCTGGGTCTTCACTACCATACCCTACATACTTTTCGGTTATGGTCTGCCAATATCGACTACCTACGTAGCTGCAGGCTCTATAATAGGTGTTGGTGTGGCTAAGAGTGGGTGGCGGGGTGTCAACTTAAAGACCGTGATATTCATAGTGACTTCATGGCTTCTCACATTACCCATAACTTCAGGACTTAGTATCGCTATTTATTACGTGCTAACTTATATTGTAGGGGTGAGAGCATGA
- a CDS encoding MFS transporter — MSTWRMMYSLGAILSSLTWGLYFSFTRRYIGVELGGGLQAIMLITGLEWGFTLFAVVAGKLVKHVGDKNLVLLGISGTIPFLLALSSQEPLTLSIILSFSALSWALSWPSILTTVFSSSSISPGRAYSYFTVGTGVGYSLGSSIMGLFYSIVGPEGLFIIIAVTYFLTYLIFIVFFPKETTQAELKVSESSTSDWGLRRFLIVLLALSLTVFSRELLYVVAPSKLSLELENILDTSSEWLEYLLFGIVYGGFTALLSIPARIAAGRLTDKYNPLTLFSMTTLAYMLVYWALVKSEGLLTLLIWQIPLYPFLDTAINTYIAKQIPKEVMTAGFGVTIFFNALGGLMLLPLLANPGLDTDFLGYVVTIATTLSILLVSVNYVLKPTQ; from the coding sequence TTGAGTACCTGGAGGATGATGTATTCTTTAGGAGCTATCTTAAGTAGTCTTACTTGGGGGCTTTACTTCTCTTTCACTAGGCGTTACATAGGTGTTGAATTAGGTGGTGGTCTTCAAGCGATAATGCTTATCACAGGTCTTGAGTGGGGGTTTACGTTATTTGCTGTGGTGGCAGGTAAGCTGGTTAAGCATGTAGGAGATAAAAACTTGGTTTTGCTAGGTATTAGCGGTACTATTCCTTTCTTGCTAGCTTTAAGTAGTCAGGAACCATTAACTCTTTCTATAATCTTGAGTTTCTCTGCTCTTTCTTGGGCTCTCTCATGGCCTTCAATACTTACGACAGTTTTTAGCAGTTCTAGTATTAGTCCCGGCAGAGCGTACAGCTACTTTACTGTAGGGACTGGAGTAGGGTATAGTTTGGGGTCCTCTATTATGGGGCTCTTTTACAGTATCGTAGGTCCTGAAGGACTCTTCATAATCATAGCAGTCACTTATTTCTTAACATACTTGATATTCATCGTGTTCTTCCCTAAGGAGACTACTCAGGCCGAGCTCAAAGTAAGCGAGTCAAGTACTTCAGACTGGGGTCTTAGGAGGTTCTTAATAGTTTTGTTGGCTCTCTCACTTACAGTGTTCTCTAGAGAGTTGCTTTATGTTGTAGCGCCTTCTAAGCTAAGTCTAGAACTTGAGAATATCTTAGATACTTCCTCTGAGTGGTTAGAGTACCTACTATTCGGAATTGTTTACGGGGGTTTCACAGCTCTCCTTTCTATTCCTGCAAGAATAGCCGCAGGAAGGCTAACAGATAAGTACAACCCGTTAACGCTCTTCTCTATGACAACACTGGCATACATGCTTGTTTACTGGGCGCTCGTTAAGTCTGAAGGCTTACTAACTCTACTCATCTGGCAAATACCTCTCTACCCATTCCTAGACACAGCTATTAACACATACATAGCGAAACAAATACCTAAAGAAGTCATGACTGCGGGTTTTGGCGTAACCATATTCTTTAACGCTTTAGGTGGGCTAATGTTGCTGCCTCTGCTGGCGAATCCCGGCTTAGACACGGATTTCTTAGGGTACGTAGTAACAATAGCAACGACATTATCTATACTTTTAGTCTCAGTAAATTACGTTCTGAAACCAACCCAATAA
- a CDS encoding MoaD/ThiS family protein yields MVRLRLHGVFAHLAGQDEVYVEVNEPTPVSELLKNIIPRYEEFETKIILINGKPSGEETLVSGDDEVKVLPVLSGG; encoded by the coding sequence GTGGTTAGGTTGAGACTTCATGGAGTTTTTGCTCATTTGGCCGGCCAAGATGAGGTCTACGTAGAAGTGAATGAACCTACACCCGTAAGTGAATTACTGAAGAACATAATACCAAGATACGAAGAATTCGAGACAAAGATAATACTAATTAATGGGAAGCCGTCAGGAGAAGAAACTCTGGTGAGTGGCGACGACGAGGTTAAAGTGCTTCCAGTTCTTAGTGGTGGTTAG
- a CDS encoding ferritin, with the protein MSLLSPRIQELLNKQLNQELRNAYLYLSMSSYFDDLGLKGFAHYFRVQAREELGHAMKIYEFIYDAGGKVVLSEIPQPKTSWGAVSEAIEDFYVAEVENTKRFYELIDVAREEGNKAVETFLKWFIDEQVEEVSSANDLLTKIKMIGDHKPTLLMLDAKLAERK; encoded by the coding sequence CCAGGAATTAAGGAACGCATACTTATATCTCTCGATGTCTTCATATTTTGATGACTTAGGTTTGAAGGGCTTCGCGCACTATTTTAGGGTTCAAGCTAGAGAAGAGTTAGGCCATGCCATGAAGATCTACGAGTTTATCTATGATGCTGGTGGTAAGGTAGTCTTATCAGAAATTCCTCAACCAAAGACTTCATGGGGGGCTGTAAGTGAAGCTATTGAGGACTTTTATGTTGCCGAGGTAGAGAACACCAAGAGATTTTATGAGTTAATAGATGTAGCAAGAGAGGAAGGTAATAAAGCTGTGGAGACTTTCCTTAAATGGTTTATAGATGAGCAAGTAGAGGAAGTAAGTAGTGCTAACGATCTCTTAACGAAGATTAAGATGATAGGAGATCATAAGCCCACGCTTTTAATGCTCGACGCTAAACTAGCTGAAAGAAAATAA